In Deinococcus maricopensis DSM 21211, one genomic interval encodes:
- a CDS encoding type II/IV secretion system protein, which translates to MALSIGDRRLGAILLEQGYVNDTDLQRALDRHSEVGGRLADILIDSSMVGEKRIARAVEEALGIPLVSLTQLEPDPKAIAAVPAEAAQASQAFPFALDGATLRVAFVDPLSSMNIETIEDESGYAVEPYQALRSHLNWAIAEHYPELGLNAQKPIEAGEQVSLLGQKMLQRGLITDAQINQALELQKQTGDPLGAALIELGFITEDQLYETLAEQSNTVFVRNPRDYEPDESVLGLMLRADALRLTSVPVRDQGDHVLVITSDQRRRADLESIIGRPVQLALAKPADVEMLIDRLYPQRGRLGEAMVNAGTLSRDQLREALQVQARSGKVKPLGEVIVDLGFAEADEISEAIEKQNTGGGRLEDTLVQSGKLSPEMLARSLAAQLGYEYLDPQQSPPDPKVAQLIPEATARRFVVVPVRMQGDALVVAMKDPRNVFALDDLRLIAGREIIPAVMAERDIIRLIERYFGSNDMAELNKKLAETGRTREREREDADLNASLDDNAVVRVVDSIIREAALQDVSDIHIEPTEHNVKVRYRIDGDMRDHMELPKAAGPAIAARIKILGNLDIAERRIPQDGRVRFRRGSIDLDLRLSTLPTVYGEKSVMRLLQKASNIPEVEQLGFSDHNFQRFLDTIEKPYGIFLITGPTGSGKSFSSFSILKRIATSDKNTTTVEDPVEYEIPGINQTQVNTTAGLTFARALRAFLRQDPDIIFVGEIRDAETAKIATEAALTGHLVLATLHTNDAPGAVTRLEEMGVEHFNISAALIGVLAQRLVRRICQECKTETNADPDTLRRLGLRDEELQGATLYHGTGCNRCGGTGYKGRTAIHELMVVDDPLRRAIGGGKSAAEIRDVAVEQSNMRTLRQDGIEKALRGITTLEEVLGSTSN; encoded by the coding sequence GTGGCACTCTCCATTGGTGACAGACGCCTGGGCGCCATCCTGCTGGAGCAGGGGTACGTCAACGACACGGACCTGCAGCGCGCCCTGGACCGGCACTCCGAAGTCGGTGGCCGCCTCGCGGACATCCTGATCGACAGCAGCATGGTCGGCGAGAAACGCATCGCGCGCGCCGTCGAGGAAGCCCTCGGCATTCCGCTCGTGAGCCTCACGCAGCTCGAACCGGACCCCAAAGCGATCGCCGCCGTGCCCGCCGAGGCCGCGCAGGCGTCGCAGGCGTTCCCGTTCGCGCTTGACGGCGCCACGCTGCGCGTCGCGTTCGTCGACCCGCTCAGCAGCATGAACATCGAAACCATCGAGGATGAGAGCGGCTACGCCGTCGAGCCGTACCAGGCGCTGCGCTCGCACCTCAACTGGGCCATCGCCGAGCACTACCCGGAACTGGGCCTGAACGCCCAGAAGCCCATCGAGGCCGGCGAGCAGGTGTCGCTGCTCGGTCAGAAGATGCTGCAGCGCGGCCTGATCACCGACGCGCAGATCAACCAGGCGCTCGAACTGCAGAAGCAGACGGGCGACCCGCTCGGCGCGGCCCTGATCGAACTCGGGTTCATCACTGAAGATCAGCTGTACGAAACGCTCGCCGAGCAGAGCAACACGGTGTTCGTCCGCAACCCCCGCGACTACGAACCCGACGAGAGCGTCCTCGGGCTGATGCTGCGCGCCGACGCGCTGCGCCTCACGTCCGTGCCCGTCCGCGACCAGGGCGACCACGTGCTCGTCATCACCAGCGACCAGCGCCGCCGCGCGGACCTCGAATCGATCATCGGGCGGCCCGTACAGCTCGCGCTCGCCAAACCCGCCGACGTCGAAATGCTCATCGACCGCCTGTACCCGCAGCGGGGCCGCCTGGGCGAAGCCATGGTGAACGCCGGCACACTCTCCCGCGACCAGCTGCGTGAGGCGCTGCAGGTGCAGGCCCGCAGCGGCAAGGTCAAACCCCTCGGCGAGGTCATCGTCGACCTGGGCTTCGCGGAAGCCGACGAGATCAGCGAAGCCATCGAGAAGCAGAACACCGGCGGGGGCCGCCTCGAAGACACCCTGGTGCAGAGCGGCAAGCTCAGCCCGGAAATGCTCGCGCGCTCCCTGGCCGCGCAGCTCGGGTACGAGTACCTCGACCCGCAGCAGAGCCCCCCGGACCCGAAAGTCGCGCAGCTGATTCCCGAAGCGACCGCGCGCCGCTTCGTGGTCGTGCCGGTGCGCATGCAGGGCGACGCGCTCGTCGTCGCCATGAAAGACCCCCGCAACGTGTTCGCGCTCGACGACCTGCGCCTCATCGCGGGCCGCGAGATCATCCCGGCGGTCATGGCGGAACGCGACATCATCCGCCTGATCGAGCGGTACTTCGGGTCGAACGACATGGCCGAGCTGAACAAGAAGCTCGCCGAAACCGGCCGCACCCGCGAACGCGAACGCGAGGACGCGGACCTGAACGCCAGCCTCGACGACAACGCCGTCGTGCGCGTCGTCGACAGCATCATCCGCGAGGCGGCGCTGCAGGACGTCAGCGACATCCACATCGAGCCGACCGAACACAACGTGAAGGTCCGCTACCGCATCGACGGTGACATGCGCGACCACATGGAACTGCCCAAGGCGGCCGGCCCGGCCATCGCGGCGCGCATCAAGATTCTCGGGAACCTCGACATCGCCGAGCGGCGCATCCCCCAGGACGGCCGCGTGCGCTTCCGGCGCGGCAGCATCGACCTCGACCTGCGTCTCAGCACCCTCCCGACGGTGTACGGCGAGAAGTCCGTGATGCGTCTGCTGCAGAAGGCCAGCAACATCCCGGAAGTCGAGCAGCTGGGCTTCAGCGACCACAACTTCCAGCGCTTCCTCGACACCATCGAGAAACCGTACGGCATCTTCCTGATCACCGGCCCGACCGGCTCGGGGAAGTCGTTCAGCAGCTTCTCGATCCTGAAGCGCATCGCCACGAGCGACAAGAACACCACCACCGTCGAGGACCCCGTCGAGTACGAGATCCCCGGCATCAACCAGACGCAGGTGAACACCACCGCCGGCCTGACCTTCGCCCGCGCGCTGCGCGCGTTCCTGCGTCAGGACCCGGACATTATCTTCGTTGGTGAGATCCGCGACGCCGAAACCGCGAAGATCGCCACCGAAGCGGCCCTCACCGGCCACCTGGTGCTCGCCACCCTCCACACCAACGACGCGCCCGGCGCCGTCACCCGCCTGGAGGAGATGGGCGTGGAGCACTTCAACATCAGCGCCGCGCTGATCGGCGTGCTCGCGCAGCGCCTCGTGCGCCGCATCTGCCAGGAGTGCAAGACCGAAACGAACGCCGACCCGGACACCCTGCGCCGCCTGGGGCTCAGGGACGAGGAGTTGCAGGGCGCCACCCTCTACCACGGCACCGGCTGCAACCGTTGCGGCGGCACCGGGTACAAGGGCCGCACCGCCATTCACGAGCTGATGGTCGTCGACGACCCGCTGCGCCGCGCGATCGGCGGCGGCAAGAGCGCCGCGGAGATCCGCGACGTTGCCGTCGAGCAGAGCAACATGCGCACCCTCCGTCAGGACGGCATCGAGAAGGCCCTGCGCGGCATCACCACCCTCGAAGAAGTCCTCGGCAGCACCAGCAACTGA
- a CDS encoding YqeG family HAD IIIA-type phosphatase: MSLLKPRLLIDDVIDITPELLRTHGLCGLLLDLDNTLIAYGSYEDRRELDAWVSDLHLAGMKLYLLSNALPERVRYWTGRLGFDGVGLASKPFPRAFRKAADAVGLKPEQMAMVGDQLFTDVLGGNLNGMFTIMVRPLADNALPHTKLARRIERLVLKRYGHAWHGRAPHSAGR; this comes from the coding sequence GTGAGCCTGCTCAAACCCCGACTGCTGATTGACGACGTGATCGACATCACGCCCGAGCTGCTGCGCACGCACGGCCTGTGCGGCCTGCTGCTCGACCTCGACAACACCCTGATCGCGTACGGCTCCTACGAGGACCGCCGCGAACTCGACGCCTGGGTCAGCGACCTGCACCTGGCCGGCATGAAGCTCTACCTGCTCAGCAACGCCCTGCCGGAACGCGTCCGTTACTGGACGGGGCGCCTGGGCTTCGACGGCGTTGGCCTGGCCAGCAAACCGTTCCCGCGCGCGTTCCGCAAAGCCGCCGACGCGGTCGGCCTGAAACCCGAGCAGATGGCCATGGTGGGCGATCAGCTCTTCACCGACGTGCTGGGCGGCAACCTGAACGGCATGTTCACGATCATGGTGCGGCCCCTGGCGGACAACGCCCTGCCGCACACGAAACTCGCACGGCGCATCGAGCGTCTCGTGCTGAAACGCTACGGGCACGCCTGGCATGGCCGCGCGCCCCACAGCGCAGGGAGGTAA
- the pgeF gene encoding peptidoglycan editing factor PgeF encodes MTLHTDLMLLRSPHLTFPHAFSTRAGGVSSGPYAGLNLDDREDDAHSVAENRRRLTTQLGFTPARVASLTQVHGADVAVASAPGVHSGDAIVTAQPDLLLAIMTADCYPLLLEDAEAGVIGAAHAGWRGTVARIGARTIEAMTRLGARPERIRAAVGPGICGARYAVGEDVAAQFRAAGLGDALSGLQLDLARANTQVLVDAGVSASHLWVSGRCTTEPDFYSYRRDAGRTGRMWALIGRGGAEPHGVRRAPDPKMVGALDTHTSAGEGRA; translated from the coding sequence ATGACGCTCCATACTGACCTGATGCTGCTGCGCTCCCCGCACCTCACGTTCCCGCACGCGTTCTCGACGCGGGCGGGCGGCGTCTCGAGTGGCCCGTACGCGGGCCTGAACCTCGACGACCGCGAGGACGACGCGCACAGCGTCGCCGAGAACCGCCGCCGCCTCACCACGCAGCTCGGGTTCACGCCCGCACGCGTAGCGAGCCTCACACAGGTCCACGGCGCGGACGTCGCCGTGGCGAGCGCGCCCGGCGTGCACAGCGGTGACGCCATCGTCACCGCCCAGCCGGACCTGCTGCTCGCCATCATGACGGCCGACTGCTACCCGCTGCTCCTTGAGGACGCCGAGGCCGGCGTGATCGGCGCGGCGCACGCCGGATGGCGCGGCACGGTCGCCCGCATCGGCGCGCGCACCATTGAGGCCATGACCCGCCTGGGCGCCCGGCCGGAACGCATCCGCGCCGCGGTCGGCCCCGGCATCTGTGGCGCGCGGTACGCCGTCGGCGAGGACGTCGCCGCGCAGTTCCGCGCCGCGGGCCTCGGGGACGCGCTGAGCGGGCTGCAGCTGGACCTCGCGCGGGCGAACACACAGGTGCTCGTCGACGCGGGCGTCTCCGCGTCGCACCTGTGGGTGTCGGGGCGCTGCACCACCGAACCGGACTTCTACTCGTACCGACGGGATGCCGGACGCACCGGGCGGATGTGGGCCCTGATCGGCCGCGGAGGCGCAGAACCTCACGGTGTGCGCCGCGCGCCCGACCCTAAAATGGTGGGTGCTTTGGACACCCACACCTCTGCCGGGGAGGGCCGCGCGTGA
- a CDS encoding enoyl-ACP reductase FabI produces MIGIDMNGKTALVMGVANARSLAWAIAEQLLAAGARVGFSYQGERLKGELDKLLVDKPGTWSMQADATSEADLAALMDRVKQEFGELDYVVHAIAFAPRAAMEGRFVETTPDDWNTALNVSAYTFVAVARHAEPLLREGGSLITLTHHASQQVFPKYNVMGVAKAALEAATRYLASDLGAKGVRVNAVSAGPARTVAARSIPGFGTMFEEAGKASALRRNITNDEVGKLGLYLLSDLASGVTGQTVYVDAGAYIMAMKPQGTE; encoded by the coding sequence ATGATCGGGATTGACATGAACGGCAAGACGGCGCTCGTGATGGGCGTCGCGAACGCCCGCAGTCTCGCGTGGGCGATTGCGGAGCAGCTGCTCGCGGCGGGCGCGCGCGTGGGCTTCAGCTATCAGGGGGAGCGCCTGAAGGGCGAACTCGACAAGCTCCTCGTGGACAAACCGGGCACGTGGAGCATGCAGGCGGACGCCACCAGCGAAGCGGACCTCGCGGCGCTGATGGACCGCGTGAAGCAGGAGTTCGGTGAACTGGACTACGTGGTGCACGCCATCGCGTTCGCGCCGCGCGCGGCCATGGAAGGCCGCTTCGTGGAAACGACGCCGGACGACTGGAACACGGCGCTGAACGTCAGCGCGTACACTTTCGTGGCGGTCGCGCGACACGCCGAACCCCTGCTGCGCGAGGGCGGCAGCCTGATTACCCTCACGCACCACGCCAGCCAGCAGGTGTTCCCGAAGTACAACGTCATGGGCGTCGCGAAGGCCGCGCTGGAAGCCGCCACCCGCTACCTCGCCTCGGACCTGGGCGCGAAGGGCGTGCGCGTAAACGCCGTGAGCGCCGGCCCGGCCCGCACCGTGGCGGCGCGCAGCATTCCCGGCTTCGGCACCATGTTCGAGGAAGCTGGCAAGGCCAGCGCCCTGCGCCGCAACATCACCAACGATGAGGTCGGCAAGCTTGGGCTGTACCTGCTGTCCGACCTCGCCAGTGGCGTGACCGGCCAGACCGTGTACGTGGACGCCGGCGCGTACATCATGGCCATGAAGCCGCAGGGGACCGAGTAA
- a CDS encoding M42 family metallopeptidase: MSPHVDLSYTVDLLLRLLNTPSPTGFTEGAIALAERELSAMGLQGERTKKGALRWTLPGTSGGRHLTFSAHVDTLGAMVKSIKPNGRLTLTRLGGYDWHSIEGEYVQVHTQAGNTISGTIVLTRQSIHVYADASTTKRDADSLEVRLDERTASDDDTRALGVQVGDFVSFDPRAQHLPSGHIKSRHLDNKAAAAILLAVTRALHGAALPHTVTMYLSTYEEVGHGAAHGIPDTTDELIAVDMAALGEGQNGSEHHVTLCVKDSTGPYDHALGNRLRAVAHDAGIDLRPDIYPHYGSDASAAWAAGGDYPAALIGPGVDASHAYERTHEDALRATADLIVAYVTSP; the protein is encoded by the coding sequence ATGAGCCCACACGTGGACCTCTCCTACACCGTTGATCTGCTGCTGCGCCTGCTGAACACCCCCAGCCCCACCGGCTTCACCGAAGGGGCCATCGCCCTCGCAGAGCGGGAACTCAGCGCCATGGGCCTCCAGGGCGAACGCACCAAAAAAGGTGCCCTGCGCTGGACCCTGCCGGGCACCAGCGGTGGTCGGCACCTCACCTTCAGCGCGCACGTCGACACGCTCGGCGCCATGGTCAAAAGCATCAAGCCGAACGGGCGCCTCACCCTCACGCGCCTCGGCGGTTACGACTGGCACAGCATTGAAGGGGAATACGTCCAGGTGCACACCCAGGCCGGAAACACCATCAGCGGCACCATCGTCCTCACCCGCCAGAGCATCCACGTGTACGCCGACGCCAGCACCACCAAACGCGATGCCGACAGCCTCGAGGTGCGCCTCGACGAACGCACCGCCAGCGACGACGACACCCGCGCACTCGGCGTGCAGGTCGGCGACTTCGTCAGCTTCGACCCCCGCGCCCAGCACCTCCCCAGCGGCCACATCAAGAGCCGCCACCTCGACAATAAAGCTGCCGCCGCCATCCTCCTCGCCGTGACGCGCGCCCTGCACGGCGCGGCCCTGCCGCACACCGTCACCATGTACCTCAGCACCTACGAGGAAGTCGGGCACGGCGCTGCGCACGGCATCCCCGACACCACCGACGAACTCATCGCCGTCGACATGGCCGCCCTCGGCGAGGGGCAGAACGGCAGCGAACACCACGTCACCCTCTGCGTCAAGGACAGCACCGGCCCGTACGACCACGCGCTCGGCAACCGCCTGCGCGCCGTGGCCCACGACGCCGGGATCGACCTGCGCCCCGACATCTACCCACACTACGGCTCCGACGCCTCCGCCGCGTGGGCGGCCGGCGGCGACTACCCCGCCGCGCTGATCGGCCCGGGCGTGGACGCCAGCCACGCGTACGAACGCACCCACGAGGACGCCCTGCGCGCCACCGCCGACCTGATCGTCGCGTACGTCACCAGCCCCTGA
- a CDS encoding DUF2945 domain-containing protein, protein MALNVGDHVTWRSHNGEAHGRIIKVAHQDGEVNGFHYHATHDDPRYIVETDDGRRAAHTAGALRKR, encoded by the coding sequence ATGGCCCTGAACGTCGGAGATCACGTCACGTGGCGCAGCCACAACGGCGAAGCGCACGGCCGGATCATCAAGGTCGCCCACCAGGACGGCGAGGTGAACGGCTTCCACTACCACGCCACCCACGACGACCCCCGCTACATCGTCGAAACCGACGACGGGCGCCGCGCCGCCCACACCGCCGGCGCCCTGCGCAAACGCTGA
- the kynA gene encoding tryptophan 2,3-dioxygenase translates to MTDHADAPQRAHTDFTEGFSYGSYLHLDTLLSAQHPLTDAHDERLFLLIHQVSELWLNLIVHELRAAMTLLDQGITDAPLKMLTRVVRAQEQLTQAWEVLKTMTPADYLQFRSAFGQASGFQSYQYRTVEFLLGNKNPVMLRPHAHRPDVHGPLAEVLAAPSLYDLTLRLLAARGLQVPEAVLHRDFTQPYTPNDEVLDAWLTVYRDTDRYWDLYELAEKLLDVEDNFRRWRFNHLTTVERTIGFKRGSGGTSGVGYLRQAVQIVLFPELWAVRTSL, encoded by the coding sequence ATGACCGACCACGCCGACGCCCCCCAACGCGCCCACACGGACTTCACCGAAGGCTTCTCGTACGGCTCGTACCTGCACCTCGACACGCTGCTCAGCGCCCAACACCCCCTCACCGACGCGCACGACGAACGCCTGTTCCTGCTGATCCATCAGGTGTCCGAGTTGTGGCTGAACCTCATCGTGCACGAGCTGCGCGCCGCCATGACCCTCCTTGACCAGGGCATCACGGACGCGCCCCTCAAAATGCTCACGCGCGTCGTGCGCGCGCAGGAACAGCTCACGCAGGCGTGGGAGGTCCTGAAGACCATGACGCCCGCCGACTACCTGCAGTTCCGCAGCGCGTTCGGGCAGGCGTCCGGGTTTCAGTCGTACCAGTACCGCACCGTCGAGTTCCTGCTCGGCAACAAGAACCCCGTGATGCTCCGCCCGCACGCCCACCGACCGGACGTGCACGGCCCGCTCGCCGAGGTGCTCGCCGCGCCCAGCCTGTACGACCTTACTCTCCGCCTGCTCGCCGCCCGCGGCCTGCAGGTGCCCGAAGCGGTCCTGCACCGCGACTTCACGCAGCCCTACACCCCCAATGACGAGGTGCTGGACGCCTGGCTCACCGTGTACCGCGACACCGACCGGTACTGGGACCTGTACGAACTCGCGGAGAAACTCCTCGACGTGGAAGACAACTTCCGCCGGTGGCGCTTCAACCACCTCACGACCGTGGAGCGCACCATCGGCTTCAAACGCGGCAGCGGCGGCACCAGCGGCGTCGGGTACCTGCGCCAGGCCGTGCAGATCGTGCTGTTCCCGGAACTCTGGGCGGTCCGCACCAGCCTGTAA
- a CDS encoding YIP1 family protein — MNSSSPNIGTMLNQSLAVLSRPSVATFERFERSGGLREAYTYVLIAALVGAVISGFFGIFHQDVNPLVQFFSRLISVLIGFGVFTGAVHLIGRNFFRGTGTYPEVAYTYALFYVPLSIIGSVIGVIPILGWLALFLIAILNVFFGWLAVQSSMNIRDQVQAGITLLLSGVAYWMVSTILLTIVLSALFLNR; from the coding sequence ATGAACAGCTCCTCACCGAACATCGGCACCATGCTCAACCAGAGCCTTGCGGTCCTCAGCCGCCCCAGCGTGGCCACCTTCGAACGCTTCGAGCGCAGCGGCGGCCTCCGCGAAGCCTACACCTACGTCCTGATCGCCGCGCTCGTCGGCGCCGTCATCTCCGGCTTCTTCGGGATCTTCCACCAGGACGTCAACCCGCTCGTGCAGTTCTTCAGCCGCCTCATCAGCGTCCTGATCGGCTTCGGCGTCTTCACCGGCGCCGTGCACCTGATCGGCCGGAACTTCTTCCGCGGCACCGGCACGTACCCGGAAGTCGCGTACACCTACGCGCTGTTCTACGTGCCGCTCAGCATCATCGGCAGCGTCATCGGCGTCATTCCCATTCTGGGGTGGTTGGCTCTGTTCCTTATCGCCATCCTGAACGTGTTCTTCGGGTGGCTGGCTGTGCAGTCCAGCATGAACATCCGCGATCAGGTGCAGGCGGGCATCACGCTGCTGCTGAGCGGCGTGGCGTACTGGATGGTCAGCACGATCCTGCTGACCATCGTCCTGAGCGCCCTGTTCCTGAACCGCTGA
- the uvrB gene encoding excinuclease ABC subunit UvrB, translating into MLRVQSEFTPSGDQPTAIRSLVDGLESGLRYQTLLGATGTGKTYSMAKVIEETGRPALIMAPNKILTAQLASEFREFFPGAAVEFFVSYYDYYQPEAYVPGKDLFIDKDANINQELERLRHSTTRSLLTRRDTIVVASVSCIYGLGDPEEYRALNLVLKVGQPIGRDAILDRLVELQYDRNDIELAPGRFRAKGDVIEIWPSYDEQPLRLELWGDDLDRIVLYHPVSGDVQAELDATVVYPAKHYVSSAGNIERAIVTIQQELDERVEYFKASGKLLEAQRIKERTLYDLEMLKVLGYCSGIENYSRHIDGRKPGETPYTMLDYFASDFVTFVDESHVTIPQVGGMSNGDRARKQTLVDYGFRLPSAMDNRPLNFGEFLGKIGQTVFVSATPGPFEREHSDSIADQIIRPTGLVDPVVQLRPIKGQVEDILGRVRERAAKGERTLVTTLTKRMAEDLAEYLLDKGVRARYMHSDIDTVERQVIIRDLRLGHYDVLIGINLLREGLDLPEVSLVAILDADKPGFLRSERSLIQTIGRAARNVNGEVILYGDSITPAMQAAMEETARRREKQLAYNAEHGITPTTIRKGVRDVIRGEEEAELPQSPDLGNDRDALMTQLTDLELDMWRASEDLDFEKAASLRDQIRAIEAKLQGKTFEQPTVPGQKVRKRGRR; encoded by the coding sequence ATGCTGAGGGTCCAGTCTGAATTTACACCGAGCGGAGACCAGCCGACAGCCATTCGCAGCCTCGTGGACGGCCTGGAGTCCGGTCTGCGGTACCAGACCCTCCTGGGCGCCACCGGCACCGGCAAAACCTACAGCATGGCGAAAGTCATCGAGGAAACCGGCCGCCCCGCGCTCATCATGGCGCCCAACAAGATCCTCACCGCGCAGCTCGCCAGTGAGTTCCGCGAGTTCTTCCCCGGCGCCGCCGTCGAGTTCTTCGTGTCGTACTACGACTACTACCAGCCCGAAGCGTACGTGCCCGGCAAGGACCTGTTCATCGACAAGGACGCCAACATCAACCAGGAGCTCGAGCGGCTGCGGCACTCCACCACCCGCAGCCTCCTCACGCGCCGCGACACCATCGTCGTCGCCAGCGTCTCCTGCATCTACGGCCTCGGCGACCCCGAGGAGTACCGCGCCCTGAACCTCGTCCTGAAAGTCGGTCAGCCCATCGGCCGCGACGCCATCCTCGACCGTCTCGTGGAGTTGCAGTACGACCGTAACGACATCGAGCTCGCCCCGGGCCGCTTCCGTGCGAAAGGCGACGTGATCGAGATCTGGCCCAGCTACGACGAGCAACCGCTGCGGCTCGAACTGTGGGGCGACGACCTCGACCGCATCGTCCTGTACCACCCGGTCAGCGGCGACGTGCAGGCTGAACTCGACGCCACCGTCGTGTACCCGGCCAAGCACTACGTCAGCTCGGCAGGGAACATCGAGCGCGCCATCGTCACCATCCAGCAGGAACTCGACGAACGCGTCGAGTACTTCAAGGCGTCCGGCAAGCTGCTCGAAGCGCAGCGCATCAAAGAACGCACCCTGTACGACCTGGAGATGCTCAAGGTCCTCGGGTACTGCTCCGGCATCGAGAACTACTCCCGCCACATCGACGGCCGCAAACCCGGCGAAACGCCCTACACCATGCTCGACTACTTCGCGTCGGACTTCGTGACGTTCGTGGACGAGTCGCACGTGACGATCCCGCAGGTGGGCGGCATGAGCAACGGCGACCGCGCCCGCAAGCAGACCCTGGTCGACTACGGCTTCCGCCTGCCGAGCGCCATGGATAACAGACCGCTGAACTTCGGGGAGTTCCTCGGCAAGATCGGGCAGACGGTGTTCGTGAGTGCCACGCCCGGCCCGTTTGAGCGGGAGCACAGCGACAGTATCGCCGACCAGATCATCCGCCCCACCGGCCTCGTCGACCCGGTCGTGCAGCTCCGCCCTATCAAGGGCCAGGTGGAGGACATCCTCGGCCGCGTCCGTGAGCGCGCCGCGAAAGGCGAGCGTACACTCGTCACCACCCTCACCAAACGCATGGCCGAGGACCTCGCGGAGTACCTGCTCGACAAGGGCGTCCGCGCGCGCTACATGCACAGCGACATCGACACCGTGGAACGCCAGGTGATCATCCGCGACCTGCGCCTCGGGCACTACGACGTCCTGATCGGCATCAACCTGCTGCGCGAAGGCCTTGACCTGCCCGAGGTGAGCCTCGTGGCGATCCTCGACGCCGACAAGCCCGGCTTCCTGCGCTCGGAACGCAGCCTGATCCAGACCATCGGCCGCGCCGCCCGCAACGTGAACGGCGAGGTGATCCTGTACGGTGACAGCATCACGCCCGCCATGCAGGCCGCGATGGAGGAAACCGCGCGCCGCCGCGAGAAGCAGCTCGCGTACAACGCCGAGCACGGCATCACCCCCACCACCATCCGCAAAGGCGTCCGCGACGTCATCCGCGGCGAGGAAGAAGCCGAACTGCCGCAATCGCCGGACCTCGGCAACGACCGCGACGCGCTCATGACGCAACTCACGGACCTCGAACTCGACATGTGGCGCGCCAGCGAGGACCTCGACTTCGAGAAGGCCGCCAGCCTGCGCGACCAGATCCGCGCTATCGAAGCGAAACTGCAGGGCAAAACCTTCGAGCAGCCCACCGTCCCCGGCCAGAAAGTCCGCAAACGCGGCCGCCGTTGA
- a CDS encoding MATE family efflux transporter → MSGAPPPSTAPAGTTRELLRLAWPLMFSNLAYTVVGFTDTLIMGRLGVTEVGAVGFASLCLLTLMLLFRGSLNTAATFTARAVGANHPAGVSRWASVFLTLALIGLPVALIGPALVDGLFVLLQPAPDITAVARTYAHIRVFEAPLVFLGTVALSIMVGLGNTRTPMQLAWMVVIVNAALALLFVFGFGWGVAGAAWAALIAVGIQNALAVLLLHRLHARAYGPFRLTRPTRDELRSFARVGLPAGTTELGEVGAFTVFQGVISRLGPAELAASQIANQFASLGFLPAFALASATGSLLSRALGAGRPDIARRVGWRGALLAAALMGALGLLFLLVPRQLIGLFNHDTQVLALGTSVLAVMAAYQLLDGLAIVLGGALGGAGDTRFRLVVTLTGAWLVMVLSATYLAPRYGVTGAWTGALAYIALAAIAYALRFASGRWQHLRL, encoded by the coding sequence GTGTCCGGCGCCCCTCCCCCCTCGACCGCCCCTGCAGGCACCACGCGCGAACTGCTGCGCCTCGCGTGGCCCCTGATGTTCTCGAACCTCGCGTACACCGTCGTCGGTTTCACCGACACGCTCATCATGGGCCGCCTCGGCGTCACCGAGGTCGGCGCGGTCGGCTTCGCCAGCCTATGCCTGCTCACCCTGATGCTGCTGTTCCGCGGCAGCCTGAACACCGCCGCCACCTTCACCGCCCGCGCCGTCGGCGCGAACCACCCCGCCGGCGTGTCCCGCTGGGCCAGCGTGTTCCTGACCCTCGCCCTGATCGGCCTGCCCGTAGCCCTGATCGGCCCGGCCCTCGTGGACGGCCTGTTCGTGCTGCTCCAGCCCGCGCCGGACATCACGGCCGTCGCGCGCACGTACGCGCACATCCGCGTGTTCGAAGCGCCGCTGGTGTTCCTCGGCACGGTCGCCCTGTCCATCATGGTCGGCCTCGGCAACACCCGCACGCCCATGCAGCTCGCGTGGATGGTCGTCATCGTGAACGCCGCACTCGCCCTGCTGTTCGTGTTCGGGTTCGGGTGGGGCGTCGCCGGCGCCGCCTGGGCCGCCCTGATCGCCGTCGGCATCCAGAACGCCCTCGCGGTGCTGCTGCTGCACCGCCTGCACGCCCGCGCGTACGGCCCGTTCCGCCTCACCCGCCCCACCCGCGACGAACTGCGCAGCTTCGCGCGGGTGGGCCTGCCCGCCGGCACCACCGAACTCGGCGAGGTGGGCGCCTTCACGGTGTTCCAGGGCGTTATTTCCCGCCTCGGCCCCGCCGAACTCGCGGCGTCGCAGATCGCGAACCAGTTCGCCAGCCTGGGTTTCCTGCCGGCCTTCGCGCTCGCGTCCGCGACCGGAAGCCTCCTGTCCCGCGCGCTCGGCGCGGGCCGCCCGGACATCGCGCGCCGCGTCGGGTGGCGCGGCGCGCTCCTCGCCGCCGCCCTCATGGGCGCCCTCGGCCTGCTGTTCCTGCTCGTCCCCCGGCAGCTCATCGGCCTGTTCAACCACGACACGCAGGTCCTCGCGCTCGGCACGTCCGTGCTGGCCGTCATGGCCGCCTACCAACTCCTCGACGGCCTCGCCATCGTCCTCGGCGGCGCGCTCGGCGGCGCCGGCGACACCCGCTTCCGCCTCGTAGTGACCCTCACTGGCGCGTGGCTCGTCATGGTCCTCAGCGCCACGTACCTCGCCCCCCGCTACGGCGTCACCGGCGCGTGGACCGGCGCCCTCGCGTACATCGCCCTCGCCGCCATCGCGTACGCCCTGCGCTTCGCGTCCGGGCGCTGGCAGCACCTCCGCCTGTAA